A region of the Cytobacillus sp. IB215665 genome:
TAAAGACTACTATGAATTGAATGTTGAAAGTGATGCAACATTTGATGTAACACTAGACATGCCTGAAGGAATAGATGGAGTCGTAACTATCTATAATAGTGATGGCTTAGTTGTCAAAACGCTTGATAACTACGGTGCTGGTGACCAAGAGATGGCTACCGTTTCACTACCAACTGGCAAATATTATTTTGAAGTGAAGGAATTTAGCTTCAAATATAGCAATGAACCATATACGCTACGCGTAGCGATGGGTGAATAATACTGTATAACGAGGAAAGCCTAGTTTACTAGGCTTTCTTTCAATATTAACCATATGTATTCTTCATAACGGTTGGATGATCATTTTCAAATCTAGAGCACATACATAGTTTTAAAGATAAAGAGATTAGTACATATTGATTGAACACATTAATGCGATGGGGGTTAGACCTCAGGAGGTATAAGGAATGAAAAAATTAGTGTCGGCTGTTTGTGTTTCTTCATTAATATTAGGTGCATGCTCGCAAGTGACTACGTCTGCACAGACGATGCCGTCGGAGGCGAATAACACAGGTGTTGAGGAAGTAGCTGAAGTGAATGGACCATCGATTGTTGAAGTGAAGAAGCTTCTATGGGAGGTAGCTGTTGAGAAAGGCATTCCTCCTGAAATATTGAAGGCAGTTGCCCAAACTGAATCTGCGATGAAGCAGTTTAATGCTGATGGTAGTCCTTTTATTTCACCAGATGGTGGCATTGGGCTTATGCAAATTACGTTAACAGCAGCTCAAATAGAGCAAGGACTTTATGATATAGAACGGTTAAAGACTGATACGCGCTACAATATTGAAGTAGGTGCGGATATCCTATTAGAGAAAAAGAGCTTTGATTTACCTCTTATTAATGAGAACGATCCAACAACAATTGAAAGCTGGTATTTTGCAGTAATGGCATATAACGGCTTATCGAAGCGCAATGATCCACAAGAGGGCAAGAGCGCCTATCAAGAAAGAGTGTTTGATGAGATTCGAAATCGTAGTGGGCTTTATCTGCTAGAAACGCCTGCTGTAGAAATTAATTATCCAGACCCTGATCGCCCTGAGCTGATGAGCTTTCCAGATAAATCTTATCAATGGGATGAAATGTCAACACAATCCACTCAGCTTTTAAGCAAAGGTGATACAGCTTATACATATAATCATGTATATACGTATTCGAATATGCGTGATGCTGCTGATGGTGAGGTAAGTGGCAAAGCTCTTCACTACACACCGTTACAAATTGTTGATGGACCGTTTGAAAGTACAAATGAAGCAAATCATTACGTGTTTTATCAAGTAAAGGGCAACGGCATTGAAGGGTTTATTTCTTCTGGTAACCTTATAAAAGGTGATGTCATGATTTTCCCAGATATCGAAGACCCTGATACGGCAGCTGCAGTAGCGTTTTTACAACAGCGACAAATTATTAATGGCTATCCTGATGGCACGTTTAAGCCAACGAATCAATTAACGCGTGGGCAAGCTGCAGCGATGTTAACGAGAGCACTTGATCTTCCACTACCAGACGGCTATGTGATGAAGGCGACAGATATGAGCCCAGATAGTGACTATTACGATGAAATGTTACTTATGGAAGCACATGGC
Encoded here:
- a CDS encoding S-layer homology domain-containing protein — encoded protein: MKKLVSAVCVSSLILGACSQVTTSAQTMPSEANNTGVEEVAEVNGPSIVEVKKLLWEVAVEKGIPPEILKAVAQTESAMKQFNADGSPFISPDGGIGLMQITLTAAQIEQGLYDIERLKTDTRYNIEVGADILLEKKSFDLPLINENDPTTIESWYFAVMAYNGLSKRNDPQEGKSAYQERVFDEIRNRSGLYLLETPAVEINYPDPDRPELMSFPDKSYQWDEMSTQSTQLLSKGDTAYTYNHVYTYSNMRDAADGEVSGKALHYTPLQIVDGPFESTNEANHYVFYQVKGNGIEGFISSGNLIKGDVMIFPDIEDPDTAAAVAFLQQRQIINGYPDGTFKPTNQLTRGQAAAMLTRALDLPLPDGYVMKATDMSPDSDYYDEMLLMEAHGLMGKGGELRPHESLKRAQIASILARAYDHVYGEAATNIEFSDVNEAEEAYASINLLANNDIVDAGAFRPWENVTRAEFSLFVKLTIEKEERK